Part of the Deinococcus grandis genome, GGTCATGCCTCACCATATCTGAGCAGATGCTCAGATGTCCATCCGGGCTGGAACCCACCCTCCCGCCCTTACCGCGCCTGCGCCACACCTGCGCCGCGCCCGGGCCGCCCGCCCCGTTACACTGCCCGCATGCCCCCAGCCGCCCGCGTCGGTGACCACCACACCTGCCCGCTGTACGACGGCAAGTCGCCGCACGTGGGCGGCCCCGTCAGCGCCGGCAGTCCCACCGTCCTGATCGGCGGCAGGCCCGCCGCGCGGGTGGGCGACCAGTGCGTGTGCGCCGGACCGCCCGACACGATCGCGCGCGGCAGCGCCACCGTCCGCATCGGCGGGAAACCCGCCGCGCGACTGGGCGACACCACCGCGCACGGGGGGCAGATCGTCGCCGGGGCGCCCACGGTCAACATCGGCGGCTGACCCGCTCCCGTCGGCCCGAACCCGCAGAGGTGATCATACGGACTCCGTCTGTTTCGCCAACAATCCGGAACCTCACCGGATTGCCGGCTCCACGTCCGGAGGGGTGTTTCTCTCCTTCTCGCATCCGCTCGGACCCAGCGGGCTTTGCAGCCCATTCAATCGGAATCCGCATCAGAGGCGGTGGACCGCGCGGCGGCGTTTGCTGTCGTACATGCGGGCGTCGGCCAGCTCCAGCAGTGCCGCGCGGTCGGCCTCGCTGCTGTGGGCGACGCCGACGCTCACGCCGACCAGCGGACTCAGCTGCCGGGTGGCCAGCACGGCGGCGTCCACGTATTCGAGCAGGTGATCGTCGCTGAGCGGATCTGCGATCACGACGAACTCGTCCCCGCCATAGCGGTACGCGGCGCCGCTGCGGCCCAGTTCGGCGGCCAGCGCGGCCGCGAAGATCCGCAGCAGCTTGTCGCCCTGCGCGTGACCCTGCGTGTCGTTCAGCTGTTTCAGGCCGTCCAGGTCCAGCAGGGCCAGCGTGAACGGCACCTCGGTCAGCGCGGCGTAGTCCTCGTCGAAGGCGCGGCGGTTCAAGATGCCGGTCAGGGCGTCACGGCGGGCCCAGGCGCGCGCCTGGTGGTGGTCTAGGGTCTGCTGCGCGGCGCGCCCCGCCGCCTCGAGCAGGCTGCGGTCGGCGGGCCGCCACTCGGGGACGGGGTGGTCGCGGCGGCGCGTGACGATCAGGTGCGTGACGCCCTGCGGGTCCTGCCCGGCGGGAATGACGGCCACCTGCGTGATGTCGCCGCTGACCGGCACGCCCTCCCGCGCGGCCAGCGCCGGAAGGTCATGGATGTAGAGCGGTGCGGGCGCGCGGTTGAGCCCCAGGGCGCTGATCGCGGCGGGCGCGCCGGGCGCGGCGGGCTGGTGCTGCGCGGGCAGGTCGGGGCGGACGTGGCTGACCTGCACCTCCACGTCGTCGCCCTGCGTGCGGCAGATGCCCGCCTGATCGGCGTCCAGGGCGTCGCCGAGGAGTGCGGCGACGGCCAGCAGCGCGTCGCGGGGTTCGAGTTCCAGGTCCAGCAGCTGGTGCACGCCGCTGAGCGCCTGCGCCTGCTCGAGGCTGCGCTGCAGTTCGGCGCTGTGTTCCCGCTGGGCGTGCAAGGAGAGGCTCAGGCGCTGCTGGTACGCGCGCAGTTCCAGTTCGGTCACGACGATCGCCGCGAGGTCCTGCAGGGCCTGCAGGTCGTCGGCGCTGAGCGGGTGGGGCTGGTGGTCGCTGACGCACAGCGTGCCGATCCGCTGCCCGCTGGGCATGACCAGCGGCGCGCCGGCGTACATGTGGATGTGGGGGTCGCCGGTCACCATGGGGTTGCGGGCGAAGCGCGGGTCGGCGGGTGCGTTCTCGATGACGGTGGGGTGGTCGTGCAGGATCGTCCAGGCGCAGAAGGAGTCCTGCCGATGCACGGCGCCGTCGACCAGGCCGACGCTGGCCTTGCTCCACTGGCGGGTCTGGTCGACGAAGTTGATGGTCGCGACCGGGGTGCGCAGCAGGTGCGCGGCGAGCCGCACGATCCGGTCGAACTGCGCCTCGCGGGGCGTGTCGAGGATGCCGTAGTACGAGAGCGCCATCAGGCGCTGGGCCTCGTCGGGTGGGAGTGGTGCACCGCTCATGCCGTCCCACTCTATGCGCTGCGCGCGGCGGATGCCACGGCGCCCGCCGTCACGTCCGGTTGACATGCTGTCACGTGAGCTTTACGCTCGGGGCATGAGCGACGCAGCGCACGGCCCGGGAATCGGCCCCCCGCGCAGCGGGGTCGCGGTGCGCTGCGCCGTGCGGGAGCGGCGCGAGGCGGCAGGCCTGAGCGTCTCGGCGCTCGCGGCGCAGGTGGGCCTCTCGCGGCAGGCGCTCAGCCGCGTCGAGTCGGGCGCGGCCGTGCCGGGCACGCGGCAGGCGCTGCTGCTGGCGCGCGCGCTGCGCTGCCGGGTGGAGGACCTGTTCAGTCTGGGCGCGGCGCACGTGCCGGCGCGCGTGCCGCCCGGCACCCCGTCCGGCACGCGGGTGCGGCTGGCCGACGTGGACGGCGCGTGGCAGGCGCTGCCGCTGTCGGGCGAGGCCGGGCTGCGCCTGACAGCGGACGGTGTGCTGCTGGCGTCCGGCGCGGTGGAGGTCCCGGGATCCCTGGACGACGCGCGGCGCACGGCGCTCGTGGCGGGCTGCGATCCGGCGCTGGGTCTGCTGTGCACGGCGCTGGGTGCGGAGGCCCGCGCGGCGTGGGTGCCGCGCGCCAGCCTGGACGCCGTGCAGGCCGCCGCCCGTGGCGAGGTGCACGCGGCGGGCCTGCACCTGGGCAGCCTGGCGCGGCACCGCGAGGTCGTGGCGCGTGACCTGCCGGGCGCGCGGCTGCTGCGGCTGTGGCACGCCGAGCAGGGACTGATCGTCGCGGCGGGCAATCCGCTGGGGGTGCGCGGCCCGGCGGACCTCAGGCGCGCGCGGCTGGTGACCCGCCCGGCGGGCGCGGGAGGCCGGGCGCTGCTGGACGGCTGGCTGCGCGAGGCCGGTCTGGACACGGCGGCGCGTGAGGCGCGGCACGCCCAGTCACGCCTGGCCGCCTCACCGCTGGAGGCGGCGGCGGCTGTGGCGCGCGGCGAGGCGGACGTCGCGCCCGGGCCGCGCTCCGCGGCGGGCGCGCACGGCCTGTCGTTCATTCCGCTGGTCGTGGAGGCCTTCGATCTGGCCATTCCTGAGCGGCACCTCGCGCATCCGGGCGTGCAGGTGCTGATCGCCGCGGCGGGCAGCGCGGCGTTCCAGGCAGACCTGCGCAGCCTGGGCGGGTACGACCCGGCCGATCCCACCCACCCCCTGGAGACCCCATGAACGTCACCCCGACCCGACCCGCATCCCGTCCTCGTTCCCGGAGTCATACCCGGCTGGCACTGCTGGCCGCGCTGCTGCTCGCGCCACCGGCGGGCGCGGCGTCCCTGACGGTGTTCGCCGCGTCGTCCCTGACCGACGCCTTCACCGAGATCGGCCGGGCCTTCGACGCGCGGACCGGGCACCGCACGACCTTCCAGTTCGCGGGGTCGCAGGTGCTGCGCGCGCAGCTGGAGGGCGGCGCCCGGGCGGACGTGTTCGCCAGCGCGAACGACGCGCAGTTCACGCCGCTGCTGGGGTCGGTGGTCGCGGCGCGTGAGGTGTTCGCCCGCAACCGCCTGACCGTGATCGCCCCGGCGGGCAGCGCCCGGGTGCGGTCCCTGCGTGACCTGACGGGCCCGGGGGTGCGACTGGTGCTGGCCGCGCCGAACGTCCCGGTCGGGGACTACACCCGGCGGATGCTCGCGGCGGTGGACCGCTCGGGCACGTACGGGAAGGACTTCGCGGCGCGCGCCCTGCGGAACGTCGTCAGCGAGGAGGGGAACGTGCGGCAGGTGGCGCTGAAGGTCAGTCTGGGCGAGGCGGACGCGGCGGTCGTGTATGCCAGCGACGTGACCCCCGCCCTGAAGAAGACCGTGCGGGTGGTGCCGCTGCCCACCCGCTTCAACCAGACGGCGGCGTACCCGCTGGGCGTGGTGCGGGGCAGCGCGAATGCCGACGCGGCGCGGTCCTTCGCGGCCTTCGTACAGGGGAAGGAGGGACAGGCGATCCTGCGCCGCTGGGGGTTCCTGAGTCCGTGATGAGCCCGTCGTCCGTGTCCCCCGCCGCCGTGTCCACTGCCGCCCAGCTGAACCGGCGGCCCGTCCTTCGCCGGGACGTCAGGTGAGACGGATTCCGTTTGTTTCGCCAACAATCCGGAACTTCACCGGATTGCCGGCTCCACGTCCGGAACCCGTTTCTCTCTTACTCGCCTCCGCTCGGACCCAGCGGGCTTTGCAGCCCATTCAACCGGAGTCCGTATGAGACGCGCGGGGCTGCCGTGGCCGGGCGTGCTGCTGGGGGCGCTGTTCGCGGCGTTCCTGCTGCTGCCCACGCTGGTGCTGCTCTCGCGCGGGCTGGGCGCGGATTTCTGGGTGACGCTGCGCAGCCCGGCGGTGCTGGACGCGCTGCGGGTGAGCCTGTGGACGACCGGGGTGACGCTGCTCGTCACGGTGGTGACGGGCACGCCCCTGGCGTTCCTGCTGGCCCGGCGGGAGTTTCCCGGGCGGGC contains:
- a CDS encoding PAAR domain-containing protein, which produces MPPAARVGDHHTCPLYDGKSPHVGGPVSAGSPTVLIGGRPAARVGDQCVCAGPPDTIARGSATVRIGGKPAARLGDTTAHGGQIVAGAPTVNIGG
- a CDS encoding sensor domain-containing diguanylate cyclase, with protein sequence MSGAPLPPDEAQRLMALSYYGILDTPREAQFDRIVRLAAHLLRTPVATINFVDQTRQWSKASVGLVDGAVHRQDSFCAWTILHDHPTVIENAPADPRFARNPMVTGDPHIHMYAGAPLVMPSGQRIGTLCVSDHQPHPLSADDLQALQDLAAIVVTELELRAYQQRLSLSLHAQREHSAELQRSLEQAQALSGVHQLLDLELEPRDALLAVAALLGDALDADQAGICRTQGDDVEVQVSHVRPDLPAQHQPAAPGAPAAISALGLNRAPAPLYIHDLPALAAREGVPVSGDITQVAVIPAGQDPQGVTHLIVTRRRDHPVPEWRPADRSLLEAAGRAAQQTLDHHQARAWARRDALTGILNRRAFDEDYAALTEVPFTLALLDLDGLKQLNDTQGHAQGDKLLRIFAAALAAELGRSGAAYRYGGDEFVVIADPLSDDHLLEYVDAAVLATRQLSPLVGVSVGVAHSSEADRAALLELADARMYDSKRRRAVHRL
- a CDS encoding substrate-binding domain-containing protein — its product is MSDAAHGPGIGPPRSGVAVRCAVRERREAAGLSVSALAAQVGLSRQALSRVESGAAVPGTRQALLLARALRCRVEDLFSLGAAHVPARVPPGTPSGTRVRLADVDGAWQALPLSGEAGLRLTADGVLLASGAVEVPGSLDDARRTALVAGCDPALGLLCTALGAEARAAWVPRASLDAVQAAARGEVHAAGLHLGSLARHREVVARDLPGARLLRLWHAEQGLIVAAGNPLGVRGPADLRRARLVTRPAGAGGRALLDGWLREAGLDTAAREARHAQSRLAASPLEAAAAVARGEADVAPGPRSAAGAHGLSFIPLVVEAFDLAIPERHLAHPGVQVLIAAAGSAAFQADLRSLGGYDPADPTHPLETP
- the modA gene encoding molybdate ABC transporter substrate-binding protein, with protein sequence MNVTPTRPASRPRSRSHTRLALLAALLLAPPAGAASLTVFAASSLTDAFTEIGRAFDARTGHRTTFQFAGSQVLRAQLEGGARADVFASANDAQFTPLLGSVVAAREVFARNRLTVIAPAGSARVRSLRDLTGPGVRLVLAAPNVPVGDYTRRMLAAVDRSGTYGKDFAARALRNVVSEEGNVRQVALKVSLGEADAAVVYASDVTPALKKTVRVVPLPTRFNQTAAYPLGVVRGSANADAARSFAAFVQGKEGQAILRRWGFLSP